A single Corynebacterium stationis DNA region contains:
- a CDS encoding alpha/beta fold hydrolase, which produces MTAKPLSPSVVELKGDFEHEFVHTHGIRLHVVTAGEKGDPLIVLIHGSFGGWFEFRDVIAPLASKGFRVAAVDLRGFGMSDKPPSGGGQDIRTLTGDISGIIQALGYDKAIVVGNDTGASLAWTVAIDKPERVSGVVSISGAFPVDLRRSIAARPWDFLYLLASSFWCRLPVHTVPQKFYKGELDNNTSSKFRKNNALRYEEFVRLRQLASQIGNVQRGAIYNHRLLTSGVPLRWLERRVESPVLFLHSGQRLWLPVMRRARTRVASNFTESTVAQAKNMPHLENPTGFVEAIGSWLRLTP; this is translated from the coding sequence TTGACCGCTAAGCCTCTTTCTCCGTCCGTCGTGGAGCTCAAAGGAGACTTTGAACATGAGTTTGTCCACACCCACGGAATTCGTCTACACGTGGTTACCGCTGGAGAAAAAGGGGATCCTCTAATTGTTTTAATTCACGGTTCCTTCGGCGGCTGGTTCGAATTCCGAGACGTCATTGCCCCATTGGCCAGCAAGGGATTCCGCGTCGCCGCAGTTGACCTGCGCGGCTTTGGCATGTCCGATAAACCCCCTTCAGGTGGCGGACAAGATATCCGCACACTCACCGGAGACATCTCTGGCATCATCCAGGCCCTCGGCTACGACAAGGCAATAGTGGTGGGAAACGATACGGGAGCGTCTTTGGCTTGGACCGTTGCCATCGATAAGCCAGAGCGTGTTTCTGGCGTAGTGAGTATCTCCGGCGCTTTCCCGGTTGACTTGCGTCGAAGCATCGCCGCGCGCCCGTGGGATTTTCTTTATCTTCTTGCCAGCTCTTTTTGGTGCCGACTACCGGTACACACGGTGCCGCAGAAATTCTACAAAGGCGAGCTGGACAATAATACGTCTTCCAAATTTCGGAAAAACAACGCCTTAAGATACGAAGAGTTTGTGCGACTGCGCCAACTAGCTTCCCAAATTGGCAATGTGCAACGGGGGGCTATTTATAACCACAGGCTGCTGACTTCCGGCGTGCCGCTGCGCTGGCTAGAGCGCCGCGTGGAATCCCCCGTACTGTTTTTACACTCTGGGCAACGCCTGTGGCTGCCGGTCATGCGTCGTGCACGTACGCGGGTGGCATCAAACTTCACTGAAAGCACGGTAGCTCAGGCAAAGAATATGCCGCACTTGGAAAACCCAACTGGATTCGTCGAGGCGATTGGGAGTTGGCTACGTCTCACCCCTTAA
- a CDS encoding type II secretion system F family protein encodes MNYSVIALILIAATLWIPSASGDIAKRYVHRLGPKTPRAGPKGTLKDDGKLQILLSKVLPQSSSVVDPLVIAGDIELFIACVRAGLSVQQATSAVSIVADEPTATYWEQVNSLLALGVEPHRAWVHMEHLPGLDELARLVVMSEHSGAAISSGCQRLVDTLRADATSNAIAKAERAGVFISLPLAMCFLPAFIVLGLVPVVISLGAQLL; translated from the coding sequence ATGAATTACAGCGTTATCGCTCTTATCCTCATTGCAGCAACCTTATGGATTCCCAGTGCTAGCGGAGACATCGCCAAGCGATATGTGCACAGACTAGGCCCCAAGACCCCGCGCGCCGGGCCGAAGGGAACGCTTAAGGATGACGGCAAGCTGCAAATTTTGCTGAGCAAAGTTCTGCCCCAGAGCTCATCCGTAGTTGATCCTTTGGTCATTGCTGGCGATATTGAGCTTTTCATCGCCTGCGTGCGCGCTGGGTTATCTGTTCAACAAGCCACGAGCGCAGTATCGATTGTGGCCGATGAACCAACTGCAACCTATTGGGAACAGGTCAACTCCTTGCTTGCGCTTGGAGTGGAACCACACCGGGCCTGGGTGCATATGGAGCACCTACCTGGATTGGATGAACTTGCCCGGTTAGTTGTCATGTCGGAGCATTCCGGCGCTGCTATTTCCTCTGGTTGCCAACGGCTGGTGGACACACTGCGGGCGGATGCCACCAGCAATGCCATTGCCAAAGCCGAAAGAGCAGGGGTCTTTATTTCCCTGCCACTGGCGATGTGCTTTTTACCCGCCTTCATCGTGCTTGGGCTAGTTCCGGTAGTAATCAGCCTGGGTGCACAACTTCTCTAA
- a CDS encoding peptide ABC transporter substrate-binding protein, translated as MTIKKTITLLAAASTTLALVACSDSSSDDGASSDGGSSGGDNYILANGTEPQNPLVPANTNETGGGKIIDSIFSGLVGYDADGETYNEVAESIEANDDNTEFTITLKDWQFTDGTDVTANSFVDAWNYAVANAQLGAYFFEPIKGYAEEGVEELEGLEVIDDKTFKVTMNAPTADFPQRLGYSAFAPLPESAFDDMDAFGENPVGNGPYMLEEWNHNSNALLVPNPDYPGDHAAQNDGLDIVFYPSQDAAYADLLSGNLDVLDQIPDSAFSVYESDLGDRAVNQPSAVFQSFTIGESLEHFGGEEGVLRRQALSHAINREEITDTIFQGTRTPAHDFTSPVVAGFSEDVPGNEVLEYDPEKAKELWAQADEINEWSSPEFAIAYNSDGGHQAWVDAAANSIKNTLEIEAVGAPYPDFKSLRDEVTNRTIETAFRTGWQADYPGMGNFLAALYGTGAGSNDGDYSNPDFDAKIREADAAGSPEEAAGRFKEAQTILFEDLPAIPLWYSNVTAGYSENVDNVVFGWDSVPVFTDITKN; from the coding sequence ATGACGATCAAGAAGACGATCACGCTGCTCGCTGCAGCCTCAACCACGCTCGCCCTCGTGGCGTGCTCCGACTCCTCATCTGATGATGGCGCGTCCTCCGACGGCGGCTCATCAGGAGGCGACAACTACATTCTCGCCAACGGCACCGAGCCACAGAACCCCCTGGTTCCTGCCAACACCAACGAAACAGGCGGCGGCAAGATCATCGACTCGATCTTTTCCGGCCTCGTGGGATACGACGCTGATGGCGAGACGTACAACGAAGTCGCAGAGTCCATTGAGGCTAACGACGACAACACTGAATTCACCATCACTTTGAAGGACTGGCAGTTCACCGACGGCACAGACGTGACTGCCAACTCCTTTGTGGATGCGTGGAACTATGCCGTTGCCAATGCACAGCTGGGTGCGTACTTCTTCGAGCCAATCAAGGGTTATGCAGAAGAGGGCGTCGAAGAGCTCGAAGGCCTCGAGGTCATCGATGACAAGACCTTTAAGGTCACCATGAATGCGCCAACCGCTGACTTCCCACAGCGCCTCGGCTACTCCGCATTCGCCCCACTGCCAGAGTCCGCATTCGATGACATGGATGCATTCGGCGAAAACCCAGTGGGCAACGGCCCGTACATGCTGGAAGAGTGGAACCACAACTCCAACGCATTGTTGGTACCAAACCCTGATTACCCAGGCGATCACGCAGCACAAAACGATGGCCTCGACATCGTCTTCTACCCTTCCCAGGACGCAGCATACGCTGACCTTCTCTCCGGCAACCTAGACGTTCTGGACCAGATTCCAGACTCCGCGTTCTCCGTGTACGAGTCTGACCTGGGCGACCGCGCTGTCAACCAGCCTTCCGCGGTCTTCCAGTCGTTTACGATCGGTGAATCCTTGGAGCACTTTGGTGGCGAAGAAGGCGTCCTGCGACGTCAGGCACTGTCTCATGCCATCAATCGCGAAGAGATCACTGACACCATCTTCCAAGGCACCCGTACTCCAGCCCATGACTTCACTTCCCCAGTTGTAGCAGGCTTCTCCGAAGACGTTCCTGGCAATGAGGTCTTGGAATACGACCCAGAAAAGGCCAAGGAGCTGTGGGCACAAGCAGATGAGATCAATGAATGGTCCTCGCCTGAGTTCGCCATCGCCTACAACTCTGACGGTGGACACCAGGCATGGGTTGATGCAGCAGCCAACTCCATCAAGAACACCTTGGAGATTGAAGCTGTTGGCGCTCCATACCCAGACTTCAAGTCCCTGCGTGATGAAGTGACCAACCGCACCATCGAAACCGCATTCCGCACCGGCTGGCAGGCTGACTACCCAGGCATGGGCAACTTCCTAGCCGCACTCTACGGTACCGGCGCTGGCTCCAATGACGGTGACTACTCTAACCCTGATTTTGACGCCAAGATCCGCGAAGCTGACGCAGCTGGCTCCCCAGAGGAAGCAGCTGGCCGCTTCAAGGAAGCTCAGACCATCCTGTTCGAAGACCTTCCAGCTATCCCACTGTGGTACTCCAACGTGACCGCTGGTTACTCCGAGAACGTTGACAACGTGGTCTTCGGCTGGGATTCCGTTCCAGTCTTCACCGACATCACCAAGAACTAA
- a CDS encoding phage holin family protein has product MSKDGLYTDGTESFGPKVNSIPLSDVDTSKPGETSIGTLVSNATEQISTLVRSEVELAKTELAASAKKGGIGAGLFGAAGTIALYSSFFFFFFLAELLTQLWFDRWAAYLIVFLLMLVIAGVLAAIGFSQIKKVKKPEKTIESVGELKHLKPGKAKDAVEKRNKGLYT; this is encoded by the coding sequence GTGAGCAAAGACGGACTCTACACCGATGGCACCGAGAGCTTCGGCCCAAAGGTTAACTCCATTCCGCTATCGGATGTTGACACCAGCAAGCCGGGTGAGACTTCTATCGGAACACTAGTTTCTAATGCGACTGAGCAGATTTCTACGCTGGTTCGCTCTGAAGTTGAATTAGCAAAGACCGAGCTAGCGGCCTCGGCTAAGAAGGGCGGCATCGGCGCTGGCCTCTTCGGCGCAGCTGGCACTATTGCCCTATACAGCTCTTTCTTCTTTTTCTTCTTCCTCGCGGAGCTGCTTACCCAGCTGTGGTTCGACCGCTGGGCTGCATACCTCATCGTCTTCCTGCTCATGCTTGTTATCGCAGGCGTCCTAGCGGCCATTGGCTTTAGCCAGATCAAGAAGGTGAAAAAGCCAGAAAAGACTATTGAATCAGTCGGAGAGCTCAAGCACCTCAAGCCAGGTAAGGCAAAGGATGCAGTAGAAAAGCGCAATAAGGGCCTTTACACCTAA
- a CDS encoding type II secretion system F family protein, translating to MNPAVYALLLLALSTSVSETKNSERVVNNKKLATAAPAWMILATVFLAVFLFMVLGRLTVIVAAIIVAATVACSFNNARKKKMNVQAEDAIARLLGNMTADLRAGASFPAALKRGAEDLAASSTTSMEMKTAIATAAVVAHRGGSVSTVLATSHPQLKTLGALCMLSERHGIPLSDVFEQAHNHIEARKRHRAATKASLQGPQATAIVLTLLPLAGIFMGTIMGANPVGFLLGGGIGGVLLVIGVALACAGFSWSRTLVANAAS from the coding sequence ATGAATCCGGCCGTTTATGCACTGCTTCTTCTTGCCTTAAGCACATCAGTGTCAGAGACAAAGAACTCGGAACGGGTAGTTAATAACAAGAAGTTGGCCACCGCTGCGCCCGCCTGGATGATTCTGGCCACGGTATTTCTTGCAGTCTTTCTTTTTATGGTCCTTGGTCGACTCACTGTGATTGTGGCAGCCATCATCGTTGCAGCCACAGTGGCGTGTAGCTTCAACAATGCGCGGAAGAAGAAGATGAACGTGCAGGCAGAAGATGCCATCGCCAGGCTTTTAGGAAATATGACAGCCGACCTGCGCGCCGGTGCCTCGTTTCCGGCAGCACTAAAACGCGGAGCCGAAGATTTAGCGGCAAGCTCGACAACGTCGATGGAGATGAAAACAGCAATTGCAACCGCAGCGGTCGTAGCTCATCGCGGTGGCAGCGTCTCTACCGTGCTGGCCACTTCGCACCCGCAGTTAAAAACCCTAGGCGCGTTGTGCATGCTGAGTGAAAGGCACGGCATTCCGCTTTCCGATGTCTTCGAACAAGCCCACAACCACATCGAAGCCAGAAAGCGCCACCGTGCGGCAACGAAAGCCAGCCTGCAGGGACCGCAGGCCACCGCGATTGTGCTCACGTTGTTGCCGCTGGCAGGGATTTTCATGGGCACCATCATGGGCGCTAACCCCGTGGGGTTTCTCCTGGGCGGTGGCATCGGCGGAGTGCTCTTAGTTATCGGCGTGGCTTTGGCGTGCGCCGGATTTAGTTGGTCACGCACCCTCGTTGCCAACGCAGCGAGTTAA
- a CDS encoding TadA family conjugal transfer-associated ATPase: MVDNAATLVASLQSALAEEPGLAHNPAAVARRIREEAGVISDVEVLEILRRLRNDTSGLGLLEQVLARPGITDVVVNGPEDVFVDQGNGLQRAAISFNSDAEVRRLATRLAISCGQRLDDAQPFADGRINRDDGTSLRIHALLAPPSESGTCLSIRVLRQTNTSLDDLVDNRTLTRESAELLRAMIAARTSFLVIGGTGSGKTTLLSALLSEVSVDERLLIIEDTAELRPNHPHAVTLVARRANAEGSGEITMAQLLRQSLRMRPDRIVVGEIRGAEVVDLLAALNTGHDGGAGTLHANSLHEVPARMEALAALGGLDRTGLHSQLAAAVDVVLTMARQPEGRRLREIGILTGNPVTTEVIWSTDADLHPGYQSFRDSLALRTHVPRTHAPSDFEPRAVEEDAKPDAVTGNSNLHIPAGFDGSLDNFRTGEIS, from the coding sequence ATGGTGGATAACGCGGCAACTCTAGTTGCGTCCTTACAAAGTGCTTTGGCAGAAGAGCCCGGCTTAGCGCACAACCCCGCGGCGGTGGCTCGACGAATTCGGGAAGAGGCAGGAGTCATTAGTGACGTCGAGGTTTTAGAAATCCTCCGGCGTTTGCGCAATGACACCTCAGGTTTGGGCCTTTTAGAGCAAGTATTAGCGCGACCGGGGATTACGGATGTGGTGGTCAACGGCCCCGAAGATGTATTTGTGGACCAAGGAAATGGCCTGCAGCGTGCAGCAATATCTTTTAACTCTGATGCGGAGGTGCGCAGACTGGCCACGCGCTTAGCAATTAGCTGCGGTCAACGCCTTGATGATGCTCAGCCTTTTGCCGATGGGCGAATTAATCGCGACGATGGAACTAGTTTGCGCATTCACGCTCTACTTGCCCCGCCGAGTGAATCAGGCACCTGTTTAAGTATTCGCGTATTGCGCCAAACCAACACTTCGCTTGATGACTTGGTTGATAACCGCACCCTGACTAGAGAAAGCGCCGAGCTTCTTCGCGCCATGATTGCAGCACGGACTTCTTTCCTGGTTATTGGTGGTACGGGTTCTGGAAAGACCACGCTATTATCGGCGCTGCTGTCTGAGGTGTCTGTTGATGAACGCCTCCTTATTATTGAGGACACCGCAGAACTGCGACCTAATCATCCGCATGCGGTTACTTTGGTTGCGCGCCGGGCAAATGCTGAAGGCTCTGGTGAGATAACCATGGCGCAGCTTTTGCGTCAATCATTGCGTATGCGACCTGACCGCATCGTGGTCGGAGAGATTCGCGGTGCCGAAGTTGTGGACTTACTCGCAGCGTTAAACACCGGTCACGATGGTGGTGCTGGAACTCTACATGCCAACTCCTTGCACGAAGTTCCGGCACGTATGGAAGCGCTTGCAGCATTGGGAGGGCTCGACCGCACGGGCCTGCATTCGCAGTTGGCGGCAGCTGTCGATGTCGTCTTGACCATGGCACGGCAACCCGAAGGCAGACGCCTTCGGGAGATCGGCATCCTCACAGGAAACCCTGTCACCACCGAGGTCATCTGGTCAACGGATGCTGACCTGCACCCTGGATATCAGAGCTTTCGGGACTCTCTTGCTCTGCGAACGCATGTTCCGCGAACACATGCTCCGAGCGACTTTGAACCGCGGGCTGTTGAGGAAGATGCAAAGCCGGATGCTGTAACCGGGAACTCGAACCTGCATATTCCTGCTGGCTTTGATGGCTCATTGGATAACTTCCGAACAGGAGAAATCTCATGA
- a CDS encoding DUF4244 domain-containing protein: MNTHNNLASKALAVVVRKASVVNNENGMSTIEYAMGSLAAAALAAVLYLVINGGAVVDAIEGIITDALSNTPG; encoded by the coding sequence ATGAACACTCACAACAATCTGGCAAGCAAAGCTCTCGCGGTAGTCGTTCGCAAAGCGAGCGTAGTCAACAATGAAAATGGTATGAGTACCATCGAATATGCGATGGGCTCGTTGGCTGCCGCAGCCTTGGCGGCGGTGCTATATCTCGTCATTAATGGCGGCGCGGTAGTTGATGCCATTGAAGGAATTATCACTGATGCTCTATCGAACACGCCGGGTTAA
- the ssd gene encoding septum site-determining protein Ssd codes for MKHHTDFILIACTDPVVTPEAAHAAAATRREVIHVTDPRDLSRYALDAAAVIVDASTAVHVAATGRRSRIYFVAPEPGPIDYEMALRSHAEQAFILPAESTQLLQALAADTTEQHHAAALRITVVGASGGVGASTLAAAIARMACAEQSTALLIDAIPLSGGLDLLMGLEAAPGARWPDISLGTGAIDATDIAAALPSTPDGITVLSAARAKVETPFTLESEAVGRLISATSGGFDVLVVDAPPTHIPQASDLVVVVCAAEVRSSAAAAEICAELKARGSNFVVALRHRGWSGLSARDIERITQGDVSVEISHIKSLTKATEVAGLPTVLPKKLAAPALELLAVAGW; via the coding sequence ATGAAGCACCACACCGATTTTATTCTGATTGCCTGCACAGACCCCGTAGTTACACCAGAGGCAGCACATGCCGCTGCAGCCACCCGGCGCGAGGTTATTCACGTTACCGATCCGCGCGACCTTAGCCGCTACGCCCTTGATGCCGCGGCGGTGATTGTTGACGCCTCGACTGCTGTACACGTTGCAGCCACCGGGCGGCGCTCCCGCATTTACTTTGTAGCGCCAGAGCCCGGGCCTATTGATTATGAAATGGCGCTGCGCTCGCACGCCGAACAAGCTTTCATCCTGCCCGCGGAATCAACGCAATTGCTGCAAGCCTTGGCGGCAGATACCACTGAACAGCACCATGCTGCCGCGTTGCGTATCACGGTGGTTGGCGCCAGCGGAGGAGTAGGCGCATCCACTTTGGCTGCAGCGATTGCGCGTATGGCCTGTGCCGAGCAAAGTACGGCGTTGTTAATTGATGCCATTCCGCTCTCCGGCGGTCTTGATTTATTGATGGGCTTAGAAGCCGCACCTGGTGCCCGGTGGCCCGATATTTCTTTAGGCACTGGCGCAATTGATGCAACAGATATCGCGGCAGCTTTACCAAGTACACCTGATGGCATCACGGTGTTATCTGCGGCGAGAGCAAAAGTGGAGACTCCTTTTACTTTGGAGTCAGAAGCCGTCGGGCGTTTGATTTCCGCAACTTCAGGCGGATTCGATGTTTTAGTTGTAGACGCCCCGCCGACACATATTCCGCAAGCATCAGATTTGGTGGTTGTGGTGTGTGCGGCAGAGGTGAGGTCCTCAGCTGCTGCCGCTGAAATCTGCGCGGAGCTGAAAGCACGGGGAAGCAATTTTGTAGTGGCTCTTCGTCACCGTGGATGGTCAGGGTTAAGCGCTCGCGATATTGAGCGCATTACTCAAGGCGATGTGTCAGTGGAAATTTCCCACATCAAAAGCCTCACTAAGGCAACTGAGGTTGCAGGTCTTCCCACCGTATTGCCCAAGAAACTCGCAGCCCCGGCATTAGAGCTTCTAGCTGTGGCGGGGTGGTGA
- a CDS encoding HAD family hydrolase produces the protein MSTHDPLPAKNGRIAAFFDLDKTIIATSSAFAFGKEFMHNGLISPSDALQMTLAKASYMMAGQTSEQMDATRDQLAAMVTGWSVEEVENIARETMHTVVTPAIYHEARELIKFHQAAGHEVVIISASEKTLVRLIAEELGVEHVVATELETVDGRFTGGIVHYLKGHAKADAVAKIGASENIDLNQSFAYSDSATDIPMLELVGNPVAVNPDRAMKKAALENQWDIRTFRDPVPLFTMPGAKEVGIGASVVAGVAALVVAGVWLFQRPALEQRKEPKVTDFFTWPHTPLAG, from the coding sequence ATGAGCACACACGATCCTCTACCAGCGAAGAACGGCCGCATCGCGGCATTTTTTGACCTGGATAAGACGATCATTGCCACCTCGTCTGCTTTCGCCTTCGGCAAAGAATTCATGCACAACGGCCTCATTAGCCCAAGTGATGCCCTCCAGATGACATTGGCCAAGGCCAGCTACATGATGGCCGGGCAGACCTCTGAGCAAATGGACGCCACCCGTGACCAATTGGCAGCGATGGTAACTGGTTGGTCTGTGGAAGAAGTAGAAAATATCGCACGTGAGACCATGCATACAGTGGTCACGCCAGCGATTTATCACGAGGCTCGTGAACTCATTAAGTTCCACCAAGCCGCTGGCCACGAAGTTGTGATCATTTCCGCTTCCGAGAAAACACTCGTGAGACTCATCGCCGAGGAACTTGGTGTTGAACACGTTGTCGCTACCGAATTAGAGACGGTGGACGGCCGCTTTACCGGCGGAATTGTCCACTACCTGAAAGGCCACGCCAAAGCGGATGCGGTAGCCAAAATCGGCGCCTCCGAGAATATCGACTTGAACCAAAGCTTTGCATACTCAGATTCGGCCACGGATATTCCAATGCTGGAATTAGTAGGTAACCCAGTTGCCGTTAATCCAGACCGCGCCATGAAGAAGGCCGCATTAGAAAACCAGTGGGACATCCGCACTTTCCGCGACCCAGTTCCTCTCTTTACTATGCCTGGCGCAAAGGAAGTCGGCATTGGCGCTTCCGTTGTCGCAGGCGTTGCGGCCTTGGTGGTAGCCGGCGTCTGGTTGTTTCAGCGCCCAGCACTGGAACAACGCAAAGAACCCAAAGTGACTGACTTTTTCACTTGGCCACACACGCCACTCGCGGGGTAA